The DNA segment CGTACAAGCTGCGGGTCGAGGAGAAGGACAGGCCGCGGGTCGAGCACCCCAACGACGCGATCGTGAAGGTGCAGCTGGCCGCCATCTGCGGCTCTGACCTGCACCTCTACCACGGGATGATGCCGGACACCCGGATCGGGCACACCTTCGGCCACGAGTTCATCGGGGTGGTCGACGAGGTCGGGCCCTCGGTGCAGAACCTGGCCGTCGGTGACAGGGTGATGGTGCCGTTCAACGTCTTCTGCGGCAGCTGCTGGTTCTGCGCCCGGGGGCTCTACTCCAACTGCCACAACGTGAACCCGAACGCCACCGCCGTGGGCGGCATCTACGGCTACTCGCACACCACCGGGGGCTACGACGGCGGGCAGGCCGAGTACGTGCGGGTGCCCTTCGCCGACGTCGGCCCGGTGAAGATCCCGGACTGGATGCACGACGAGGACGCCGTGCTGCTCACCGACGCCGCCGCCACCGGCTACTTCGGCGCGCAGCTCGGGGAGATCGCGGAGGGCGACACGGTCGTCGTCCTCGGGGCCGGCCCGGTCGGGCTGATCGCCGCGCAGTCGTCGTGGCTGATGGGCGCCGGGAGGGTCATCGTCGTCGACCACCTGCCGCACCGGCTGGAGAAGGCCCGCACCATGGCGCACGCCGAGACCCTCGACTACGACGAGCTCGACGACGTCGTCCTGGAGCTGAAGAAGCAGACCGACTTCCTCGGCGCGGACGTCGTCATCGAGGCCGTCGGCGCCGAGGCCGACGGCAACGCGCTCATGCACGTCACCGGCACGAAGCTGAAGCTGCAGGGCGGCTCGCCGGTCGCGCTGAACTGGGCGATCGACGGCGTGCGCAAGGGCGGCACCGTCTCGGTCGTGGGCGCCTACGGGCCGATCCCCAACGCGGTGAAGTTCGGCGACGCGATGAACAAGGGCCTCACCCTGCGGATGAACCAGACGCCGGTGAAGCGGCAGTGGCCGCGGATGTTCGAGCACGTGCGCAACGGCCACCTCACGCCGCGGGAGATGGTCACCCACCGGTTCCCGCTGGAGCACATCGCCGAGGCCTACCACGTGTTCTCCGCCAAGCTGGACGGCTGCATCAAGCCGCTGATCCTGCCCAGCGCGTCCTGAGGGAGACAGCCATGACCCACCCCGACGTCCCCAGCGCCTACGTCCGCGACAAGCGCACCCCGCCACCGAGCCGGGAGGAGCTCCGGGCGCGGATCCCCGGCTGGGGCGCCGACCTGGACCCCACCGACCGGCCCTCGTACCCGAAGCTCCAGTACCCCGCCGACACCGGCGCCCACTGGGAGTTCCCCGACCGGCAGCCCGGCGGGGAGGGC comes from the Modestobacter italicus genome and includes:
- a CDS encoding zinc-dependent alcohol dehydrogenase, producing the protein MRAMTYRGPYKLRVEEKDRPRVEHPNDAIVKVQLAAICGSDLHLYHGMMPDTRIGHTFGHEFIGVVDEVGPSVQNLAVGDRVMVPFNVFCGSCWFCARGLYSNCHNVNPNATAVGGIYGYSHTTGGYDGGQAEYVRVPFADVGPVKIPDWMHDEDAVLLTDAAATGYFGAQLGEIAEGDTVVVLGAGPVGLIAAQSSWLMGAGRVIVVDHLPHRLEKARTMAHAETLDYDELDDVVLELKKQTDFLGADVVIEAVGAEADGNALMHVTGTKLKLQGGSPVALNWAIDGVRKGGTVSVVGAYGPIPNAVKFGDAMNKGLTLRMNQTPVKRQWPRMFEHVRNGHLTPREMVTHRFPLEHIAEAYHVFSAKLDGCIKPLILPSAS